In Syngnathus acus chromosome 21, fSynAcu1.2, whole genome shotgun sequence, one genomic interval encodes:
- the prpf40a gene encoding pre-mRNA-processing factor 40 homolog A isoform X1 → MMGPPGIPPHFPPMGMPPMGQRPPSMTPMPPGIMPPGMLPSMSAPPMGQIQGMMPPMMGMMLPPRLPAATVQPTGPTAAVVDILNKELISPSLSSQQPGVDTPAAPGTTSTTNGSPQEEPPKKKSLWTEHKSLDGKTYYYNTETKQSTWEKPEDLKSPAEQMLSKCPWKEYKSDTGKPYYYNSQTKESRWTKPKELEDLEAMIKAEENGTTEVAAPKVATEPVPQVETTQVSAAPVVEAEPVEVVPEEQPSLVASQHTAEVKTVDAPVASTETAAPAEAPASDEATKEELRPEIQKKVFKWNTKEEAKQAFKELLKEKGVSSNSSWEQAMKLIINDPRYSALPKLSEKKQAFNAYKVQTEKEEKEEARIKYKESKETFQRFLENHEKMTSTTRYKKAEQMFNDLEVWSCVPERDRQEIYEDVLFYLAKKEKEQAKQLRKRNWEALKNILDNMANVTYRTTWSEAQQYLLDNPTFAEDEELQNMDKEDALICFEEHIRALEKEEEEDKQKSLLRERRRQRKNRESFQKFLDELHDHGQLHSMSAWMEMYPTLSSDIRFANMLGQPGSTPLDLFKFYVEDLKARYHDEKRIIKDILKDKSYLVEVNTSFDDFGSVISSDKRATTLDAGNIKLAFNSLLEKAEAREREREKEEARKMKRKEAAFKTMLKQATPALEPEDAWEAVRERFLKEAAFEDITLESERKRIFKDFMHVLEHECQHHHSKTKKHSKKSKKHHRKRSRSRSGSESEEEEYHKKKKRSASKTPSERSSSGESERSYKKSKKHKKKAKKRRHKSGSPDSDVADKKGRDGKRDKDNDKDKDGDKARGKSHSDAKHKSPKGKAAKEEGGWDTSGSELSEGELEKRRRTLLEQLDAP, encoded by the exons ATG ATGGGACCACCTGGAATACCACCTCATTTCCCTCCCATGGGGATGCCCCCGATGGGGCAACGACCGCCCAGCATGACCCCCATGCCGCCTGGTATTATGCCACCCGGTATGCTGCCATCAATGTCAGCGCCTCCTATGGGACAG ATTCAAGGTATGATGCCACCCATGATGGGGATGATGCTGCCTCCTCGCCTGCCAGCTGCAACCGTGCAGCCAACTGGGCCG ACAGCTGCTGTAGTTGACATATTGAACAAAGAGTTGATTAGTCCTTCTTTGTCTTCTCAACAGCCTGGCGTTGACACCCCGG CTGCGCCAGGAACCACC agtaCGACAAATGGATCTCCACAGGAAGAGCCGCCGAAGAAG AAATCGCTCTGGACTGAACACAAATCACTGGATGGAAAAACCTATTACTACAACACGGAGACCAAACAGTCCACCTGGGAAAAACCGGAGGATCTAAAGTCTCCTGCAGAA CAAATGTTATCCAAATGTCCTTGGAAAGAGTACAAGTCCGACACGGGGAAGCCGTACTACTACAACTCCCAGACAAAGGAGTCACGATGGACCAAGCCCAAAGAGCTGGAGGATCTGGAAG CCATGATTAAAGCTGAGGAGAATGG GACGACAGAAGTAGCGGCGCCTAAAGTCGCCACCGAGCCCGTGCCGCAAGTCGAAACCACACAAGTGTCTGCGGCCCCCGTCGTCGAAGCGGAGCCGGTCGAAGTCGTCCCCGAAGAGCAACCGTCTTTGGTGGCCTCACAGCACACTGCTGAGGTCAAGACCGTCGACGCACCCGTGGCTTCGACGGAGACTGCCGCCCCCGCGGAAGCCCCGGCCAG TGATGAAGCCACAAAGGAAGAACTACGTCcagaaattcaaaaaaaagttttcaaatggaaCACCAAAGAGGAAGCCAAGCAGGCTTtcaaggagctgctgaaggagAAG GGTGTGTCCTCCAACTCTTCATGGGAACAGGCTATGAAATTGATTATCAATGACCCCCGCTACAG CGCTCTCCCCAAGCTGAGCGAGAAGAAGCAAGCCTTTAACGCCTACAAGGTCCAGAcggagaaggaagaaaaagaggaggcCAGGATTAAATACAAAGAGTCCAAAGAAACCTTCCAGAGGTTCTTGGAGAACCATGAAAAGATGACGTCCACCACCAGATACAA GAAAGCAGAGCAGATGTTCAACGACCTGGAGGTGTGGAGCTGCGTTcccgagagagacagacaggagATCTATGAAGATGTCTTGTTTTACCTGGCCAAGAAGGAGAAG GAGCAAGCCAAGCAGCTGAGAAAGAGGAATTGGGAAGCCCTGAAGAACATTCTGGACAACATGGCCAACGTCACCTACCGCACCACCTGGTCAGAGGCTCAGCAGTACCTGCTTGACAATCCCACCTTTGCTGAGGATGAAGAGCTGCAAA ACATGGACAAAGAGGACGCGCTGATCTGCTTTGAGGAGCACATCCGTGCCCtggagaaggaggaagaggaggacaagCAGAAGAGTCTTCTGAGGGAGAGGAGGCGACAGCGCAAGAACAGGGAGTCCTTTCAG AAATTTCTGGATGAACTCCACGACCACGGCCAGCTTCATTCCATGTCGGCCTGGATGGAGATGTACCCCACCCTGAGCTCGGACATCCGCTTTGCCAACATGCTGGGTCAGCCAG GCTCCACTCCTCTGGACCTTTTCAAATTCTATGTGGAAGACCTGAAGGCACGATACCACGATGAGAAGAGGATTATCAAAGACATCCTGAAG GACAAGAGCTATCTGGTTGAAGTTAACACCAGCTTTGATGACTTTGGATCCGTCATCAGCTCAGACAAGAGAGCCACCACACTCGATGCCGGAAACATCAAGTTGGCTTTCAACAGT TTGCTGGAGAAGGCAGAAGCCAGGGAGCGCGAGCGTGAGAAGGAGGAGgcgaggaagatgaagaggaaagAGGCGGCCTTTAAGACCATGCTGAAGCAGGCCACGCCCGCCCTGGAGCCAGAGGACGCGTGGGAAGCC GTGAGGGAGAGATTCCTGAAGGAGGCGGCCTTTGAAGACATCACGCTGGAgtcggagaggaagaggatctTCAAGGActtcatgcatgttttggag CACGAGTGCCAGCATCATCACTCCAAGACCAAGAAGCACTCCAAGAAGTCCAAGAAGCACCACAGGAAGCGATCCCGCTCTCGATCG GGCTCCGAGTCTGAAGAGGAGGAATaccacaagaagaagaagcgctCGGCGTCCAAAACCCCGTCGGAGCGCTCCTCCAGTGGCGAGTCCG AGAGAAGCTACAAGAAATCTAAGAAGCACAAGAAGAAGGCCAAAAAGAGACGACATAAGTCT GGCTCACCTGATTCGGACGTAGCCGACAAGAAAGGACGAGACGGCAAGAGGGACAAAGACAACGATAAAGACAAAGACGGGGACAAGGCCCGAGGGAAGTCGCACTCGGACGCCAAGCACAAGTCACCAAAAGGCAAAGCCGCCAAGGAGGAg ggTGGCTGGGATACATCAGGAAGTGAACTGAGCGAAGGCGAACTGGAGAAAAGAAGACGAACTTTACTAGAGCAGCTGGATGCGCCGTAA
- the prpf40a gene encoding pre-mRNA-processing factor 40 homolog A isoform X2 gives MMGPPGIPPHFPPMGMPPMGQRPPSMTPMPPGIMPPGMLPSMSAPPMGQIQGMMPPMMGMMLPPRLPAATVQPTGPPGVDTPAAPGTTSTTNGSPQEEPPKKKSLWTEHKSLDGKTYYYNTETKQSTWEKPEDLKSPAEQMLSKCPWKEYKSDTGKPYYYNSQTKESRWTKPKELEDLEAMIKAEENGTTEVAAPKVATEPVPQVETTQVSAAPVVEAEPVEVVPEEQPSLVASQHTAEVKTVDAPVASTETAAPAEAPASDEATKEELRPEIQKKVFKWNTKEEAKQAFKELLKEKGVSSNSSWEQAMKLIINDPRYSALPKLSEKKQAFNAYKVQTEKEEKEEARIKYKESKETFQRFLENHEKMTSTTRYKKAEQMFNDLEVWSCVPERDRQEIYEDVLFYLAKKEKEQAKQLRKRNWEALKNILDNMANVTYRTTWSEAQQYLLDNPTFAEDEELQNMDKEDALICFEEHIRALEKEEEEDKQKSLLRERRRQRKNRESFQKFLDELHDHGQLHSMSAWMEMYPTLSSDIRFANMLGQPGSTPLDLFKFYVEDLKARYHDEKRIIKDILKDKSYLVEVNTSFDDFGSVISSDKRATTLDAGNIKLAFNSLLEKAEAREREREKEEARKMKRKEAAFKTMLKQATPALEPEDAWEAVRERFLKEAAFEDITLESERKRIFKDFMHVLEHECQHHHSKTKKHSKKSKKHHRKRSRSRSGSESEEEEYHKKKKRSASKTPSERSSSGESERSYKKSKKHKKKAKKRRHKSGSPDSDVADKKGRDGKRDKDNDKDKDGDKARGKSHSDAKHKSPKGKAAKEEGGWDTSGSELSEGELEKRRRTLLEQLDAP, from the exons ATG ATGGGACCACCTGGAATACCACCTCATTTCCCTCCCATGGGGATGCCCCCGATGGGGCAACGACCGCCCAGCATGACCCCCATGCCGCCTGGTATTATGCCACCCGGTATGCTGCCATCAATGTCAGCGCCTCCTATGGGACAG ATTCAAGGTATGATGCCACCCATGATGGGGATGATGCTGCCTCCTCGCCTGCCAGCTGCAACCGTGCAGCCAACTGGGCCG CCTGGCGTTGACACCCCGG CTGCGCCAGGAACCACC agtaCGACAAATGGATCTCCACAGGAAGAGCCGCCGAAGAAG AAATCGCTCTGGACTGAACACAAATCACTGGATGGAAAAACCTATTACTACAACACGGAGACCAAACAGTCCACCTGGGAAAAACCGGAGGATCTAAAGTCTCCTGCAGAA CAAATGTTATCCAAATGTCCTTGGAAAGAGTACAAGTCCGACACGGGGAAGCCGTACTACTACAACTCCCAGACAAAGGAGTCACGATGGACCAAGCCCAAAGAGCTGGAGGATCTGGAAG CCATGATTAAAGCTGAGGAGAATGG GACGACAGAAGTAGCGGCGCCTAAAGTCGCCACCGAGCCCGTGCCGCAAGTCGAAACCACACAAGTGTCTGCGGCCCCCGTCGTCGAAGCGGAGCCGGTCGAAGTCGTCCCCGAAGAGCAACCGTCTTTGGTGGCCTCACAGCACACTGCTGAGGTCAAGACCGTCGACGCACCCGTGGCTTCGACGGAGACTGCCGCCCCCGCGGAAGCCCCGGCCAG TGATGAAGCCACAAAGGAAGAACTACGTCcagaaattcaaaaaaaagttttcaaatggaaCACCAAAGAGGAAGCCAAGCAGGCTTtcaaggagctgctgaaggagAAG GGTGTGTCCTCCAACTCTTCATGGGAACAGGCTATGAAATTGATTATCAATGACCCCCGCTACAG CGCTCTCCCCAAGCTGAGCGAGAAGAAGCAAGCCTTTAACGCCTACAAGGTCCAGAcggagaaggaagaaaaagaggaggcCAGGATTAAATACAAAGAGTCCAAAGAAACCTTCCAGAGGTTCTTGGAGAACCATGAAAAGATGACGTCCACCACCAGATACAA GAAAGCAGAGCAGATGTTCAACGACCTGGAGGTGTGGAGCTGCGTTcccgagagagacagacaggagATCTATGAAGATGTCTTGTTTTACCTGGCCAAGAAGGAGAAG GAGCAAGCCAAGCAGCTGAGAAAGAGGAATTGGGAAGCCCTGAAGAACATTCTGGACAACATGGCCAACGTCACCTACCGCACCACCTGGTCAGAGGCTCAGCAGTACCTGCTTGACAATCCCACCTTTGCTGAGGATGAAGAGCTGCAAA ACATGGACAAAGAGGACGCGCTGATCTGCTTTGAGGAGCACATCCGTGCCCtggagaaggaggaagaggaggacaagCAGAAGAGTCTTCTGAGGGAGAGGAGGCGACAGCGCAAGAACAGGGAGTCCTTTCAG AAATTTCTGGATGAACTCCACGACCACGGCCAGCTTCATTCCATGTCGGCCTGGATGGAGATGTACCCCACCCTGAGCTCGGACATCCGCTTTGCCAACATGCTGGGTCAGCCAG GCTCCACTCCTCTGGACCTTTTCAAATTCTATGTGGAAGACCTGAAGGCACGATACCACGATGAGAAGAGGATTATCAAAGACATCCTGAAG GACAAGAGCTATCTGGTTGAAGTTAACACCAGCTTTGATGACTTTGGATCCGTCATCAGCTCAGACAAGAGAGCCACCACACTCGATGCCGGAAACATCAAGTTGGCTTTCAACAGT TTGCTGGAGAAGGCAGAAGCCAGGGAGCGCGAGCGTGAGAAGGAGGAGgcgaggaagatgaagaggaaagAGGCGGCCTTTAAGACCATGCTGAAGCAGGCCACGCCCGCCCTGGAGCCAGAGGACGCGTGGGAAGCC GTGAGGGAGAGATTCCTGAAGGAGGCGGCCTTTGAAGACATCACGCTGGAgtcggagaggaagaggatctTCAAGGActtcatgcatgttttggag CACGAGTGCCAGCATCATCACTCCAAGACCAAGAAGCACTCCAAGAAGTCCAAGAAGCACCACAGGAAGCGATCCCGCTCTCGATCG GGCTCCGAGTCTGAAGAGGAGGAATaccacaagaagaagaagcgctCGGCGTCCAAAACCCCGTCGGAGCGCTCCTCCAGTGGCGAGTCCG AGAGAAGCTACAAGAAATCTAAGAAGCACAAGAAGAAGGCCAAAAAGAGACGACATAAGTCT GGCTCACCTGATTCGGACGTAGCCGACAAGAAAGGACGAGACGGCAAGAGGGACAAAGACAACGATAAAGACAAAGACGGGGACAAGGCCCGAGGGAAGTCGCACTCGGACGCCAAGCACAAGTCACCAAAAGGCAAAGCCGCCAAGGAGGAg ggTGGCTGGGATACATCAGGAAGTGAACTGAGCGAAGGCGAACTGGAGAAAAGAAGACGAACTTTACTAGAGCAGCTGGATGCGCCGTAA